The region gcgagggaggcgttCGCGAGGCACGACCGGCGCctcgcggcgcgcgcggtcCCGGAcatcgcccgcgcccgcgggTTCGCCGGCCGGTCCATGATATGGCTCCCGAGCTCCGACCCGCTCTGGAAGACGCTGCGCGGGGTGGCGGCCACGCACGTCTTCTCCCCAAGGAGCCTCGCCGCGGCGTGCGGCGTCCGCGAGCGCAAGGTGCGCGACATCGTCGGCtacctcgccggccgcgccggggaggaggtggacgTCGGCCGGGTCGTGTACGGCGGCGTGATCAACCTCGTGTCGAGCACGCTCTTCTCCGCCGACGTGGTCGAcgtcggcgcggcgtccgCGCACGGGCTGCAGGAGGCCGTCGAGGACCTCGTCTCCGCGATCGCGAGGCCGAACGTCTCcgacctcctccccttcctccagCCGCTCGACCTGCAGCGATGGCGTCCATGGATGGAGGAGCGCTTCGACAAGATCTTCGCCATCTTGAATGGCATAATCAACCGCCGCTTGGCCGACGCCGGCACCTCGACTGGCAAGCATGGCGACTTCCTAGACAGCCTCCTCGAGCTCACGTCCACCGGCAAGATAGCCCGCGACAACGTGTCAACCATAATGTTCGACGTCTTCGGCGCTGGCACCGACACGATCTCCATCACGGTGGAGTGGGCGATGGCGGAGCTCCTCCGCAACCCGAGCATAATGGCCAAGGCGCGCGCGGAGATGGAGGGCGTTCTCGCCGGCAAGAACGCCGTCGAGGAGACCGACATGGAAAGGCTGCCGTACCTCCGCGCCGTGGTGAAGGAGGCGATGCGCCTCCACCCGGTGGCGCCGATAATGCTGCCGCACCGGGCGGTGGAGGACGGCGTCGAGATCACCGGCTACGCCGTGCCGAAGGGCTCGACGGTGATCTTCAACGTGTGGGCGATAATGCGTGACCCCGCAGAGTGGGAGAAGCCCGAGGAGTTCATGCCTGAGCGATTCTTGGATCCGCATAGGGCGGAGAAGAAGGTGGAGTTCCGTGGGAAGGACTTCGAGTTTATACCGTTTGGGGCGGGCAGGAGGATGTGCCCCGGGTTGCCGATGGCGGAGCGCGTCGTGCCATTCATACTGGCGTCGCTGCTGCACGCCTTCGAGTGGAGGCTCCCCCATGGCATGTCGGCCGAGGAGTTGGATGTCAGTGAACGGTTTACCACTGCCAATGTCCTCTCTGTCCCACTCAAGGCCGTTCCCATACTTGCCTCTAGTGGAATACAAGTGGACTAGCAGGATTAGCCTGCCGCTTCCGCATTTACGGGGCTAGATTTACTTTTAAAGTTCGAATATCAACTAATACTATCAAAATAacgttttttttaccatcctcaaaaaaagtaatttaagatattatatttttcagtgtaaaagtttaataacttgagataGGTACaagaattttacactaaattcTTTTTATCTCAAGGTGCTTCTtaagaatggaaaaaaaaaccatcaaaATATGTCACCATCACTTCTCTTGTTCTTCAACTTAAGAGCTTGAGTTCTCTCTACGAGTAGCATTATACTACTAGTGTTACCATCATTATACTACTAGTGTTACCATCATTTGAATAATCTCAGTAGTTGATTTAGAtttctactactagtagaaaaattattgtaaTGTCAGTAGTTCATACGacagtataaatatatttgattcaTCGTATTATAAAAAGTAAATGGTCTAGATTAATTCTACTATCAGGAAGTAGATACCAACCATTGTAGAACACCTACTCTGAATAACCAGGTCTTCAATCCCTCtgaatttttatgttttatttatttgtagttctacttatttttatattcagTGAAATCAGCGTTTATGTGGATCGTCACTAAACTACGAGAGAGAAGGAATCTgttaagtttgttttttttttcctttgcacAAATCTCTTGCAACTGGCTTGTTTACTTGGCAGATGTTAATACAGATGTATTGGCATCAGCCACTAGGCAAACACGTGACCCAATATCCTGACATTCTTGTATGCTTTACAACTTAACAGAACAAATGCTACCACTAAGCTAACATCAATTGGTCAAAAGGAAACTAAACGATAAATCAGCATCGTGTCAAAGATTTAGCTGTACCTGCAGAGTACCCTGCATTTGAGCACCCGATCTTGGACATAGAACCCGGGAGTCACCATGATCTTTACTTCACATGGGTTCTGTGACCTTTGCTTGTCAAGATGGATATCTTCCATGTACATCTGATCGAATGCCCTGTTCTCCTCAACCCGCAGTATCATCAGAGGTGGGCTGAATGAGAATGCCAGTAAGTGCAGCAACCAGATGCACTTGGAAGCCACGAAAAAGCACTGCAGGAGCTGCTCAGCCCACGGCCATGACCAGCTCAGCATCGAGACAATGCAACTCATTTTCTGATCGCAGAAACGGCTGAAATCCTCGCAGTGGTACTTGGTGCCCTTCTTCAAGACTTCATTCCAGCTCAAGTTGCGCAGGGCGACAAATGAAGCAAAGCTCTCCTGGCGTTCTTGCTTCGGGTCGAGACACTTGGGTGAACCGTTCTTCTGAAACGTGCAGTTCTCAAAATCTTGATACATTACTTGGTTCATGAGAGCTTCGAGATGATACAGTACTATTTTTGAGTGCTTGTCAGTGAGCGTTACTTGATATGGTTGCAGAAGCAAGTTTAGCTTATCTGATAACCCATTGTCAACATCATCAACTTGTTGGATTAGTACCTTGCAGAATTGTTTAATGGAAAGGCGGGCCTCTGATACTATCTGCAAGAACCCTTCCACCATGACTTCATGACTGACGGGCATAGAATTATCTCTACTAACTCCAAGCGATCTGGCTGACCTTTTTGAGTGAGATATCATGTTCTTTGCGCTTGTTGCTTGCTTTAAAGCCTTCTTCAGTTCCGAGCAGTACTCTTCCAAGCTCACTAGCTTTGTAGTCAGTTCTCCTAAGGATGATTTCATCTCTGCAGCTTCTTGAAGAGCAGCGTCCCTATGTTCATGGGCCTCAGCAAGCTCCTTTTTCAGAGATTCTAGAGAGAACACCCCCCATTCCTTGAGAAGCTGTGACATGTTCTCGCATTCGATGGTGTTTGGCGACATGTCTGACTTTACTTTTCTCTTTGA is a window of Oryza brachyantha chromosome 8, ObraRS2, whole genome shotgun sequence DNA encoding:
- the LOC102715230 gene encoding cytochrome P450 76M5-like, coding for MELEAWLLCAALAAAALAYYTARRRGSGAAGRLPPGPTPLPVVGNVLSLRGNMHHALARLAREHGPVMTLRLGLVTAVVVSSPGAAREAFARHDRRLAARAVPDIARARGFAGRSMIWLPSSDPLWKTLRGVAATHVFSPRSLAAACGVRERKVRDIVGYLAGRAGEEVDVGRVVYGGVINLVSSTLFSADVVDVGAASAHGLQEAVEDLVSAIARPNVSDLLPFLQPLDLQRWRPWMEERFDKIFAILNGIINRRLADAGTSTGKHGDFLDSLLELTSTGKIARDNVSTIMFDVFGAGTDTISITVEWAMAELLRNPSIMAKARAEMEGVLAGKNAVEETDMERLPYLRAVVKEAMRLHPVAPIMLPHRAVEDGVEITGYAVPKGSTVIFNVWAIMRDPAEWEKPEEFMPERFLDPHRAEKKVEFRGKDFEFIPFGAGRRMCPGLPMAERVVPFILASLLHAFEWRLPHGMSAEELDVSERFTTANVLSVPLKAVPILASSGIQVD
- the LOC102715506 gene encoding IRK-interacting protein-like, whose product is MHRQRKGPTSNKLQRSKAPPPPPPKSPAHHLTRASRAAAVAVAVAVSMAGEATTTATTTSSSSSTHPAPPPAAALPATRREIQAAIAKATELRALHAALLQGQGGGAPSRSPAAALIRFPPAAASPALSKASASASASAAAVAEDYPVFTPTYDEEPLGGMNYIRQDNRSLSENWSGIGLDHEGQEDEVAFSDFDNHNTFSSSNSELHFSSSNEHRRNRFGCRNHPSFLQPALSADGFIKSASKRTDLAEFKAVTTCNTCKPATISRHPEADVEALKNLSSRVPQSNYHPSICSRPRQKGPHILSWLLPKSKRKVKSDMSPNTIECENMSQLLKEWGVFSLESLKKELAEAHEHRDAALQEAAEMKSSLGELTTKLVSLEEYCSELKKALKQATSAKNMISHSKRSARSLGVSRDNSMPVSHEVMVEGFLQIVSEARLSIKQFCKVLIQQVDDVDNGLSDKLNLLLQPYQVTLTDKHSKIVLYHLEALMNQVMYQDFENCTFQKNGSPKCLDPKQERQESFASFVALRNLSWNEVLKKGTKYHCEDFSRFCDQKMSCIVSMLSWSWPWAEQLLQCFFVASKCIWLLHLLAFSFSPPLMILRVEENRAFDQMYMEDIHLDKQRSQNPCEVKIMVTPGFYVQDRVLKCRVLCRYS